From Brevibacillus marinus, a single genomic window includes:
- the dprA gene encoding DNA-processing protein DprA encodes MEETCRLEERDIVYSLTILPGVGRKTLYQLYQRLGSYHALLAEDSRALLAAMQLPRSVQDAISRTVNRRQVLADKQARIRRGISFVCFLDEQFPPLLREIPDPPAVLFYRGNLALLSRPMLGVVGTRRPTAYGKAACRYVTAGLCHAGFVIVSGLAQGIDAEAHRSALEQGGGTVAVLGGGIDQIYPRQNRPLYQQIAQSGLLLAEYAPGEPPRPGMFPERNRLISGLSLGVLIVEAAERSGSLITADCALEQGKEVFALPGPIFSRASAGPHQLIKQGAKLVTSVQDIIEEFPGCAASGEAPSSPKSAGLAADERQLLALIGYEPVHWEALFAQLDPAARGLLDRTLLYLETKGLIAALPGGYYVKQME; translated from the coding sequence ATGGAGGAAACCTGCCGACTGGAAGAACGGGATATCGTCTATTCACTGACCATCCTTCCGGGAGTGGGCCGCAAAACCTTGTACCAACTGTACCAGCGGCTGGGCTCTTACCATGCTCTGTTGGCGGAAGATTCGCGAGCGCTGCTCGCCGCGATGCAGCTGCCGCGGAGCGTGCAAGACGCGATCAGCCGCACCGTGAATCGGCGGCAGGTGCTGGCGGACAAACAAGCGCGCATCCGCCGCGGCATTTCTTTCGTCTGCTTTCTCGACGAGCAGTTTCCGCCGCTGCTGCGGGAGATCCCCGACCCGCCGGCGGTTTTGTTCTACAGGGGAAACCTCGCTTTGCTCAGCCGGCCGATGCTCGGCGTGGTGGGCACGCGCCGCCCGACGGCATACGGCAAAGCGGCGTGCCGCTACGTGACAGCAGGTTTGTGCCACGCCGGGTTTGTCATCGTCTCCGGTCTCGCCCAAGGGATTGATGCCGAGGCACATCGCTCCGCCCTGGAGCAAGGGGGCGGTACGGTAGCCGTCCTCGGCGGCGGAATCGACCAGATCTACCCGCGCCAGAACCGCCCGCTTTATCAGCAGATCGCGCAAAGCGGATTGCTGCTTGCGGAATACGCGCCGGGCGAGCCGCCGCGGCCGGGGATGTTTCCCGAGCGCAACAGGCTGATCAGCGGCCTGAGCCTCGGCGTGCTGATCGTGGAAGCGGCTGAACGGAGCGGCTCGCTGATTACCGCCGACTGTGCGCTGGAGCAGGGAAAAGAGGTGTTTGCCCTGCCGGGGCCGATCTTCTCCCGCGCAAGCGCCGGCCCCCACCAGCTGATCAAGCAAGGGGCGAAGCTGGTCACCAGCGTACAGGACATCATCGAGGAATTTCCCGGCTGCGCGGCCAGCGGCGAAGCCCCCAGCTCGCCCAAGAGCGCTGGGCTTGCTGCGGACGAGCGGCAGCTGCTCGCGCTGATCGGCTACGAACCGGTGCACTGGGAAGCGCTGTTCGCGCAGCTTGATCCCGCCGCCCGCGGCCTGCTGGATCGCACCCTGCTGTACCTGGAGACAAAGGGCTTGATCGCAGCGCTTCCCGGCGGATATTACGTCAAACAGATGGAATGA
- the topA gene encoding type I DNA topoisomerase, which yields MADTLVIVESPAKAKTIGKYLGSKYTVKASMGHVRDLPKSQMGVDVTNNYEPKYITIRGKGDVLKELKDTAKKVKKVYLAADPDREGEAIAWHLAQYLGLDLSEPIRVVFNEITKDAVRDAFKHPRRINMDLVNAQQARRILDRLVGYNISPLLWKKVRKGLSAGRVQSVTVKMIIDREKEIKAFVPQEYWTITGKLLADGQVVEARFHGFGEEKAEIRSQEEVDQILKRIEGHPFVVKKVTKRERKRNPAPPFTTSSLQQEAARKLNFRTARTMMIAQQLYEGIDLGKEGTVGLITYMRTDSTRVSATAQAEAKAYIEQQFGPAYALKEARTHSKSETAQDAHEAIRPTSVLRTPDQVKAYLSRDQLRLYRLIWERFLASQMEAAVLDTMSVDIEVNGVLFRATGSKVKFPGFMKVYVEGSDDGGKEENVFLPPLEEGQVLERQAIEPEQHFTQPPPRYTEARLVKTLEENGIGRPSTYAPTLETIQKRGYVALVDRRFVPTELGEIVISLIEEFFPEILDVEFTSQMESDLDKIEEGMANWVKVLDEFYADFAPRVQAAEEQMEEVELKDELSDEVCDRCGRHMVYKMGRFGKFLACSGFPECRNTKPIVKSTGVICPSCQAGEIIERKSKKSRLFYGCSNYPQCEFVSWDKPLPRHCPKCSAMLVEKRRKKQGVQVACTQCDYQEETDA from the coding sequence TTGGCTGACACGCTTGTGATTGTTGAGTCTCCAGCGAAAGCGAAAACGATCGGAAAATATTTGGGAAGCAAATATACGGTTAAAGCGTCGATGGGCCATGTTCGAGACCTCCCGAAGAGTCAAATGGGCGTTGACGTAACGAATAATTACGAACCGAAATATATAACCATTCGCGGAAAAGGGGATGTCTTGAAGGAACTGAAGGACACGGCAAAAAAGGTAAAAAAGGTCTACCTCGCTGCGGACCCCGACCGCGAAGGGGAGGCGATCGCCTGGCACCTCGCGCAGTACCTGGGTTTGGATCTGTCCGAACCGATCCGGGTGGTGTTTAACGAGATTACCAAGGATGCGGTGCGAGACGCGTTCAAGCATCCCCGCCGGATCAACATGGATCTGGTCAACGCGCAGCAGGCACGCAGGATTCTCGATCGCTTGGTCGGGTATAACATCAGTCCGCTGCTGTGGAAAAAAGTTCGCAAAGGACTGAGCGCAGGCCGCGTGCAGTCTGTCACGGTAAAGATGATTATCGACCGGGAGAAGGAAATCAAAGCGTTTGTCCCGCAGGAATATTGGACGATCACGGGGAAACTGCTGGCGGACGGACAGGTGGTCGAGGCGCGTTTTCACGGCTTCGGCGAGGAGAAGGCGGAGATTCGTTCCCAGGAGGAAGTCGACCAGATCCTCAAGCGCATCGAGGGTCATCCGTTCGTCGTCAAAAAGGTGACAAAGCGGGAGCGAAAGCGCAATCCGGCGCCCCCTTTTACCACCAGTTCGCTGCAGCAGGAAGCGGCCCGCAAGCTGAACTTTCGCACGGCGCGGACGATGATGATCGCCCAGCAGCTGTACGAAGGGATCGATCTGGGCAAAGAAGGCACGGTGGGCCTCATCACCTATATGCGCACGGACTCGACGCGCGTTTCGGCTACGGCGCAAGCGGAGGCAAAAGCGTACATCGAACAGCAGTTTGGTCCCGCCTACGCGCTGAAGGAAGCGCGCACCCACAGCAAAAGCGAAACGGCCCAGGATGCGCATGAGGCGATTCGCCCCACCTCGGTGCTGCGCACGCCCGATCAGGTGAAAGCGTATCTGTCGCGTGACCAGCTGCGGCTGTATCGGCTGATCTGGGAGCGTTTCCTGGCCAGTCAGATGGAAGCGGCCGTTCTCGACACGATGTCGGTTGACATTGAGGTGAACGGGGTGCTTTTCCGGGCGACCGGCTCCAAGGTGAAGTTCCCCGGCTTCATGAAAGTGTACGTGGAAGGCAGCGATGACGGCGGCAAGGAGGAGAACGTCTTCCTCCCGCCGCTCGAAGAGGGGCAGGTGCTGGAGCGGCAGGCGATCGAACCGGAGCAGCACTTTACGCAACCGCCGCCGCGTTATACCGAAGCGCGGCTGGTCAAGACGCTGGAGGAGAACGGGATCGGCCGCCCCTCTACGTACGCGCCCACCTTGGAAACGATCCAAAAGCGGGGCTATGTCGCGCTGGTGGATCGGCGGTTCGTACCAACCGAACTGGGGGAAATCGTCATCTCGCTGATTGAGGAGTTCTTCCCGGAAATCCTGGACGTGGAGTTCACCTCGCAGATGGAATCGGATCTCGATAAAATCGAAGAGGGGATGGCCAATTGGGTCAAGGTGCTCGACGAGTTTTATGCCGATTTCGCACCGCGCGTGCAGGCAGCAGAGGAACAGATGGAAGAAGTCGAGCTGAAAGACGAACTGTCCGACGAAGTCTGCGACCGCTGCGGCCGGCACATGGTGTATAAAATGGGGCGGTTCGGCAAGTTTCTCGCCTGCTCGGGATTCCCCGAGTGCCGCAACACCAAACCGATTGTCAAATCGACAGGGGTGATCTGTCCTTCCTGCCAAGCCGGCGAAATTATCGAGCGGAAGAGCAAGAAGAGCCGGCTCTTTTACGGCTGCAGCAATTACCCGCAGTGCGAGTTTGTCTCCTGGGATAAGCCGCTTCCCCGCCACTGCCCCAAATGCAGCGCCATGCTGGTGGAGAAAAGGCGGAAAAAGCAGGGTGTGCAGGTGGCTTGTACGCAGTGTGATTATCAGGAAGAGACAGATGCTTGA
- the trmFO gene encoding FADH(2)-oxidizing methylenetetrahydrofolate--tRNA-(uracil(54)-C(5))-methyltransferase TrmFO — translation MVEPYITVVGAGLAGSEAAWQAAQAGVRVRLFEMRPHKQTPAHHTDKFAELVCSNSLRANSLTNAVGVLKEEMRRLDSLIVRAADRCAVPAGGALAVDRHEFADYVTQAIRQHPLIDVQHEEITEIPDGVVVIATGPLTSPALSEQLKRLTGEAYLYFYDAAAPIIEKDSIDMEKVFVASRYGKGEAAYLNCPLTEQEFDRFYEALITAEVVPLKEFEREIYFEGCMPIEVMAKRGRQTILFGPLKPVGLVDPRTGKQPYAVVQLRQDNSAATLYNMVGFQTHLKWPEQKRVFSLIPGLENLEIVRYGVMHRNTFINSPKLLRPTYQYKGRDTLFFAGQMTGVEGYVESAASGLLAGRNAARLVRGEQLLVLPRETIIGSMAHYITTADPDNFQPMNANFGLVPPLPQKIRSKKERNEQLAKRALDTILNFTQNRHNLG, via the coding sequence ATGGTTGAACCATACATCACGGTCGTCGGCGCCGGGCTGGCGGGAAGCGAGGCTGCCTGGCAGGCCGCCCAGGCCGGCGTCCGCGTGCGGCTGTTTGAGATGCGGCCGCACAAACAAACGCCCGCACATCATACGGACAAGTTTGCCGAGCTGGTCTGCAGCAACTCGCTGCGCGCCAACTCCTTAACCAATGCCGTCGGCGTGCTGAAAGAAGAGATGCGCCGCCTCGATTCGCTGATCGTTCGCGCGGCCGACCGCTGCGCGGTTCCTGCAGGGGGGGCGCTGGCCGTCGACCGGCACGAATTTGCCGACTATGTGACGCAAGCGATTCGCCAGCATCCGCTGATCGATGTGCAGCACGAAGAGATCACGGAGATTCCGGACGGGGTGGTGGTGATCGCCACCGGACCGCTGACCTCGCCGGCGCTGTCCGAGCAGTTGAAGCGCTTGACCGGTGAAGCGTACCTGTACTTTTACGATGCGGCGGCGCCGATCATCGAGAAGGACTCCATCGACATGGAGAAAGTGTTTGTCGCTTCCCGTTACGGCAAGGGGGAGGCGGCGTATCTCAACTGCCCGCTGACCGAGCAGGAATTCGACCGCTTTTACGAAGCGCTGATTACGGCGGAAGTGGTGCCGTTGAAAGAGTTTGAGCGCGAGATTTACTTTGAGGGCTGCATGCCGATCGAAGTGATGGCCAAGCGGGGACGGCAGACGATCTTGTTCGGACCGCTCAAACCGGTCGGCTTGGTCGATCCGCGCACAGGCAAACAGCCGTACGCGGTGGTGCAGCTGCGGCAGGACAACAGTGCCGCCACGCTGTACAACATGGTCGGCTTCCAGACGCATCTTAAGTGGCCGGAACAAAAACGGGTCTTTTCCCTCATCCCCGGCTTGGAAAACCTCGAAATCGTCCGCTATGGCGTGATGCATCGCAACACGTTTATCAACTCGCCCAAGCTGCTGCGCCCCACGTATCAGTACAAGGGGCGGGACACGCTGTTTTTTGCCGGGCAGATGACCGGCGTGGAGGGATATGTAGAGTCGGCAGCCTCTGGATTGCTCGCCGGCCGGAACGCGGCTCGGCTGGTGCGGGGCGAGCAGCTGCTGGTGCTGCCGCGCGAGACGATCATCGGGAGCATGGCCCACTACATTACGACGGCAGACCCGGACAACTTCCAGCCGATGAACGCCAACTTTGGCCTGGTTCCCCCGCTGCCGCAAAAAATCCGCAGTAAAAAAGAGCGGAACGAGCAGTTGGCAAAACGGGCGCTGGACACTATTCTGAATTTTACACAAAATAGACACAATTTGGGTTGA
- the xerC gene encoding tyrosine recombinase XerC gives MDKKADVSAALTAFTAYLTVEKNASPHTVKEYVADINEFAVFLEQHQITALDAVSYLQGRAYLTRLVQKGLSRRSIARKLSSLRSFYRFLLREERVAQNPFQMVTTPKLEKKLPSFLYPQEIEALFAQFDATSPLGQRDCVIFELLYASGVRVSELVAIRTDAVDLANGIVLVMGKGAKERYVPIGSYAIEAIRQYKEQGRVKLLAGRQDSGCLLLNYRGEPLSARSVRRVVDNYVRATALSLNVSPHTFRHTFATHMLNAGADLRTVQELLGHVNISTTQIYTHVTKERLREVYQAAHPRAERGGNA, from the coding sequence ATGGACAAAAAGGCTGATGTTTCCGCAGCATTGACCGCTTTTACTGCTTACTTAACCGTTGAAAAGAACGCGTCTCCTCACACGGTAAAAGAGTATGTTGCCGATATCAACGAATTTGCGGTCTTTCTGGAACAGCATCAAATCACCGCGTTGGATGCTGTTTCTTATTTGCAAGGGCGCGCGTACCTGACCCGGCTCGTGCAAAAAGGCCTGTCTCGCCGCAGCATTGCGCGCAAGCTGTCGAGCCTGCGCAGCTTTTACCGCTTTTTGCTGCGCGAAGAGCGGGTTGCGCAAAACCCGTTCCAAATGGTGACGACACCAAAGCTGGAGAAAAAACTGCCGTCCTTTCTCTACCCGCAGGAAATCGAGGCGTTGTTCGCCCAGTTTGACGCGACGAGCCCGTTGGGACAGCGGGATTGCGTCATTTTTGAGCTGTTGTACGCAAGCGGCGTTCGCGTGTCCGAACTGGTGGCGATCCGCACCGATGCGGTCGATTTGGCCAACGGCATTGTGCTTGTCATGGGGAAGGGAGCGAAAGAACGCTACGTACCCATCGGCAGTTATGCAATCGAGGCGATTCGGCAATACAAAGAACAGGGTAGAGTAAAGCTGTTGGCCGGCAGACAGGACAGCGGCTGCCTGCTGTTGAACTATCGGGGCGAACCGCTCTCCGCCCGAAGCGTTCGCCGCGTCGTGGACAACTATGTGCGGGCAACCGCGCTGAGCCTGAACGTGTCTCCCCATACGTTTCGCCACACGTTTGCCACTCATATGCTGAATGCGGGGGCAGATTTGCGTACAGTGCAGGAACTGCTCGGTCATGTCAACATTTCCACGACGCAAATATACACGCACGTGACAAAAGAGCGGCTGCGCGAGGTGTACCAGGCCGCGCATCCGCGAGCGGAAAGAGGAGGAAACGCCTGA
- the hslV gene encoding ATP-dependent protease subunit HslV, which translates to MEQFHATTIFAIHHQGEAAMAGDGQVTIGNSMVMKHGAKKVRRLYRGEVIAGFAGSVADAITLFERFEGKLEEYHGNLQRAAVELTKEWRSDKVLRRLEAMMIVMNRSHLLLLSGSGEVIEPDDGILAIGSGGGFALAAGRALKKHAAHLSAREIAEAALLTAAEICVYTNANLVVEEMKRE; encoded by the coding sequence ATGGAACAGTTCCACGCAACTACGATTTTTGCCATCCATCATCAAGGGGAAGCGGCAATGGCGGGCGACGGGCAGGTCACGATCGGGAACAGCATGGTGATGAAGCACGGCGCCAAAAAAGTGAGACGCCTCTATCGCGGAGAAGTGATTGCCGGGTTCGCAGGCTCGGTGGCAGATGCGATTACGCTCTTTGAAAGATTTGAAGGAAAGCTGGAAGAATACCATGGAAATCTGCAGCGTGCTGCCGTCGAGTTGACCAAGGAGTGGCGGTCGGATAAAGTCTTGCGCCGGCTTGAGGCGATGATGATCGTGATGAACCGGAGCCATCTGCTCCTCCTCTCCGGCAGCGGCGAAGTGATCGAGCCGGACGACGGCATCCTGGCGATCGGCTCGGGTGGCGGTTTTGCTCTCGCTGCAGGCAGGGCCTTGAAAAAGCATGCCGCTCATTTATCCGCGCGCGAGATCGCCGAAGCCGCTCTGTTAACGGCAGCAGAAATCTGTGTCTATACCAACGCCAATCTGGTCGTGGAAGAGATGAAGCGTGAATAG
- the hslU gene encoding ATP-dependent protease ATPase subunit HslU, with protein sequence MLKLEQLTPRKIVEHLDKYIVGQAQAKRAIAIALRNRYRRSLLAEGIMEEVVPKNILMIGPTGVGKTEIARRIAKLTGAPFIKVEATKFTEVGYVGRDVESMVRDLVETAIRMVKNEKMESVKEKAEKLADEAIVNILVPSRKQQHGFKNPFEMLFANQQQPQAAQPDTDDAAIQQQRRQVAFQLASGQLEDQIIEIEVEDQAPSMFDLFQLPGAEQMGMQMQDMLGNLLPKRTKKRKLKVSEARKVLIQQEAQKLVDMDEVIQESVFRAEQQGIIFIDEIDKIAGKDGRGPDVSREGVQRDILPIVEGSTVMTKYGPVKTDYILFIAAGAFHIAKPSDLIPELQGRFPIRVELTSLQEEDFFRILTEPQNALIKQYTALLETEGIKIEFSEEAIREIAKLATEVNQATENIGARRLHTIMEKLLEDLSFEAPDIHLEKVVITPQYVREKLASIVSNRDLSQYIL encoded by the coding sequence TTGTTAAAGCTGGAGCAGTTGACTCCCAGGAAGATCGTGGAACACCTTGACAAGTACATTGTCGGGCAGGCCCAGGCAAAACGGGCGATCGCGATCGCGCTGCGCAACCGTTACCGGCGCAGTTTGCTGGCCGAGGGCATCATGGAAGAAGTGGTGCCGAAGAATATCCTGATGATCGGGCCAACCGGTGTCGGCAAAACGGAAATCGCCAGGCGAATCGCCAAGCTGACGGGAGCACCTTTTATCAAGGTGGAAGCGACCAAGTTCACGGAAGTGGGCTACGTCGGGCGCGACGTTGAATCCATGGTGCGTGATTTGGTGGAAACCGCGATTCGCATGGTGAAGAACGAAAAAATGGAATCGGTCAAGGAAAAGGCGGAAAAATTGGCTGACGAAGCGATTGTCAATATCCTCGTTCCATCTCGCAAACAGCAGCACGGCTTCAAAAACCCGTTTGAGATGCTGTTTGCCAACCAACAGCAGCCCCAGGCAGCCCAGCCGGACACTGACGACGCGGCCATTCAGCAGCAGCGCAGGCAAGTGGCTTTTCAACTAGCCAGCGGTCAGTTGGAAGATCAGATCATCGAGATTGAAGTGGAAGATCAGGCCCCTTCCATGTTTGATCTGTTTCAACTGCCGGGAGCCGAGCAAATGGGGATGCAGATGCAGGACATGCTGGGTAACCTGCTGCCGAAACGGACCAAAAAGCGAAAGCTGAAGGTGAGTGAAGCGCGAAAGGTATTGATCCAGCAAGAAGCACAAAAATTGGTTGATATGGATGAAGTGATCCAAGAATCGGTTTTTCGGGCGGAACAACAGGGTATTATCTTTATCGATGAAATCGATAAGATTGCCGGGAAAGACGGGCGCGGCCCCGACGTGTCGCGGGAAGGCGTGCAGCGCGATATCCTGCCGATCGTCGAGGGCTCGACGGTGATGACGAAATACGGGCCGGTGAAAACGGACTACATCTTGTTTATCGCCGCCGGCGCGTTTCACATCGCCAAGCCGTCCGATCTGATCCCCGAGCTGCAGGGGCGGTTCCCGATCCGCGTCGAACTGACCAGTTTGCAGGAAGAAGATTTTTTCCGCATCCTGACAGAGCCGCAGAATGCGTTAATCAAGCAGTACACGGCGTTGTTGGAGACGGAAGGTATCAAAATAGAATTTTCTGAAGAAGCTATTAGAGAAATCGCCAAGCTGGCAACCGAAGTGAACCAGGCGACGGAGAACATCGGGGCGAGACGACTGCACACGATCATGGAGAAATTGCTGGAGGATCTTTCCTTCGAAGCTCCGGACATCCACTTGGAGAAAGTGGTGATCACGCCGCAGTACGTGCGTGAGAAACTGGCCAGCATCGTCTCGAATCGCGATCTCAGTCAGTACATCTTGTAG
- the codY gene encoding GTP-sensing pleiotropic transcriptional regulator CodY, translating to MDLLSKTRRINRMLQKSAGHAVDFDEMAQVLSDVIEANVFVVSRKGKLLGYAIAQEIDNERIRKMLVERRLPEDYSQNLLKVEETSANLGIDSPYTAFPVEMKDVLSSALTTIVPIMGGGDRLGTLILARVNNRFVDDDLILAEVGATVVGMEILRERSEAIEEEARSKAVVQMAIGSLSYSELEAVEHIFEELDGKEGLLVASKIADRVGITRSVIVNALRKLESAGVIESRSLGMKGTFIKVLNEKLLPELEKLKAY from the coding sequence ATGGATTTGTTGTCAAAGACCAGGAGAATTAACCGTATGCTGCAAAAATCGGCGGGACATGCGGTCGATTTTGATGAAATGGCCCAGGTATTAAGCGACGTCATCGAAGCCAATGTCTTTGTTGTCAGTCGAAAGGGCAAATTGCTGGGTTACGCGATCGCCCAGGAGATTGACAATGAACGGATCCGCAAAATGCTGGTGGAGCGTCGTTTGCCGGAGGACTACAGCCAAAACCTGCTGAAGGTGGAGGAGACGTCGGCCAACCTCGGCATTGACAGTCCGTATACCGCATTTCCGGTAGAAATGAAAGACGTGCTGTCCTCCGCGCTGACCACGATCGTTCCGATCATGGGCGGCGGCGACCGCCTCGGAACGCTGATTCTGGCCCGCGTCAACAATCGTTTCGTCGACGACGACCTGATCCTCGCAGAGGTGGGGGCAACGGTGGTCGGGATGGAGATTCTGCGCGAACGTTCGGAGGCGATCGAGGAGGAAGCGCGCAGCAAAGCGGTCGTCCAAATGGCGATCGGCTCGCTCTCCTACAGCGAGCTGGAAGCGGTCGAACACATTTTTGAAGAACTGGACGGCAAGGAAGGACTGCTGGTCGCCTCCAAGATCGCCGACAGGGTCGGGATTACCCGTTCGGTCATCGTCAATGCGCTGCGCAAATTGGAGAGTGCGGGTGTCATCGAATCTCGTTCACTCGGGATGAAGGGGACATTTATCAAGGTGCTGAACGAAAAATTGCTGCCGGAATTGGAGAAATTAAAAGCGTACTAA
- the flgB gene encoding flagellar basal body rod protein FlgB, producing MIDSDNLRLLERSLDVSMLRQRVIANNIANADTPHFTSKRVVFEELLRQELERPASKLRAYRTDPRHLPFRTIGSIPEPLIAANPNAMVQHNGNDVDLEYEMSEMAENQIWYNGLVQLTGGYFSKLSSVINGGGK from the coding sequence ATGATTGACTCTGACAACCTGCGTTTGCTGGAGCGCTCTCTGGATGTCAGCATGCTGCGACAGCGGGTGATCGCGAACAATATCGCCAATGCAGACACACCTCACTTCACAAGCAAACGTGTCGTGTTCGAGGAATTGCTGCGCCAGGAACTGGAACGGCCGGCAAGCAAGCTGCGTGCGTACCGGACGGATCCGCGTCACCTGCCGTTCCGCACGATCGGTTCCATACCCGAACCGCTGATTGCGGCTAATCCGAATGCGATGGTGCAGCACAATGGCAACGATGTTGATCTGGAGTACGAAATGAGCGAAATGGCTGAGAACCAAATCTGGTACAACGGCTTGGTGCAACTGACGGGTGGTTATTTCAGCAAGTTGAGCAGTGTCATTAATGGAGGAGGGAAGTAA
- the flgC gene encoding flagellar basal body rod protein FlgC yields MSLFRGMDTSASALTANRLRLDTIAANIANANSTRARLVDGVWQPYRRKMVEIAPKSDQSFDSLLSAAIGMVSGARPEQGVRVQAIREDDTPFKRVYNPEHPDADQEGYVLMPNVDIMKEMVDMISASRSYEANVTVLNATKSMMMKALEISRR; encoded by the coding sequence ATGAGCTTGTTTCGGGGGATGGACACAAGTGCCTCGGCACTGACCGCTAACCGCTTGCGGCTGGACACGATCGCGGCCAACATCGCCAACGCCAACTCGACGCGCGCCCGCCTGGTAGACGGGGTATGGCAGCCGTACCGGAGAAAGATGGTGGAGATTGCCCCCAAGTCCGACCAGAGCTTTGATTCGCTGCTGTCCGCGGCGATTGGTATGGTCAGCGGGGCGAGGCCCGAGCAGGGCGTTCGCGTGCAAGCGATTCGCGAAGACGACACGCCGTTTAAGCGCGTGTACAATCCGGAACATCCGGATGCCGATCAGGAAGGATACGTGCTGATGCCCAACGTGGACATCATGAAAGAAATGGTCGACATGATCTCGGCATCCCGTTCCTACGAAGCCAATGTGACCGTGTTGAATGCGACCAAGAGCATGATGATGAAAGCATTGGAAATCAGCCGGCGATAA
- the fliE gene encoding flagellar hook-basal body complex protein FliE codes for MQINPLSKLAIQPTTAAGKATPAEVAQSFSTYLSDALGQLNKAQLNAEYFTQQYITGQVEDIHQVMIAGQKASVMLELSMQVRNKVIESYQEIMRMQL; via the coding sequence ATGCAAATCAATCCGCTTAGCAAACTAGCGATACAACCGACAACCGCAGCGGGAAAGGCGACCCCGGCGGAAGTGGCCCAATCGTTTTCTACGTATTTGTCCGATGCGCTGGGGCAGCTGAACAAAGCCCAGTTGAATGCGGAGTACTTCACGCAGCAGTACATTACCGGCCAGGTGGAAGACATCCATCAAGTGATGATTGCCGGGCAAAAAGCATCCGTCATGCTCGAACTGAGCATGCAGGTCCGCAACAAGGTGATCGAATCCTATCAGGAAATCATGCGGATGCAACTGTAA